From Nerophis ophidion isolate RoL-2023_Sa linkage group LG15, RoL_Noph_v1.0, whole genome shotgun sequence, one genomic window encodes:
- the myo3a gene encoding myosin-IIIa isoform X8, translating to MFPQSGKSLVFDNFPDPTNTWEIIETIGKGTYGKVYKVLSKVDGSKAAVKILDPIHDIDEEIEAEYNILKALSDHANVVKFYGMFYKKDIKCGDQLWLVLELCNGGSVTDLAKSMLKRGERMDEAIIAFILHQALMGLQHLHVNHTIHRDVKGNNILLTTHGGIKLVDFGVSAQLTNTRLRRNTSVGTPFWMAPEVIACEQQLDSTYDARCDVWSLGITAIELGDGDPPLSELHPMRALFKIPRNPPPTLQQPELWSDDFNDFISQCLIKDFELRPNVLDLLQHIFIKQTVSREKMLQKQLIELIDLNQQIGVIEKTRHERIHTKKGSNVKTELDEGDDLAALEVLDEDSVTDQLQDRYGRDQIYTYVGDILIAVNPFHQMQIYASQYSKMYVEAKRTANPPHIFAVADIAYQSMVSYHSDQCIVISGESGAGKTESAHLLVQQLTVLGKANNQSLQEKILLVNSLVEAFGNACTAINDNSSRFGKYLEMKFTAGGTVVGAQISEYLLEKSRVIHQAAGEKNFHIFYYIYAGLADRKKLAHYKLSDSKTPKYLCNDHIKLGPDIVSNTSYKEQFDVVEQCFKVIGFSLEELGSVYSTLAAILNSGDIEFSAVASEHQTDKSNIANLSILENVASLLCIRSDELQEALTSHCVVARGETIVRPNTVEKAAEVRDAMSKALYGRLFSWIVNRINTLLRPDSHLGEDDKGLNIGILDIFGFENFKRNSFEQLCINIANEQIQFYFNQHIFAWEQDEYLNEEVDARMIEYEDNRPLLDLFLQKPMGMLSLLDEESRFPQATDQTLVEKFEDNLKAKSFWRPKRIDLGFGIHHYAGKVIYNALGFLAKNRDTLSADIVLLLRSSENELVRKLVTHPLTKTGNLAHTKGKSINTLRSPRTPTRSITFAKLVDTDTPYHPQETTNMRTQTVASYFRYSLMDLLSKMVAGQPHFVRCIKPNNDRQAHKFDREKVLVQLRYTGILETAKIRRQGYSHRILFANFLKRYHILAFHADDEPAVTPEACTMILEKAKLENWAMGKTKVFLKYYHVEHLNLMVQQAMQRIILLQSCVRGWLGCKRYRRLLKEREQGALVLQSAYRGYIVRKKISSDKKNVKLQAFMVQFQAVCRSYLAKKKYKKIVEEKQKAATRIQAHYRGHKERKSLKRKREAKEKAETALKNEPGKTITQNVFPVFDGKEEESNAAVVLQSNFRGYQDRKKFKERKKTMAGAELELPFILLEPQCGQALISKEHEEGAKSAEDEDEDSTYEAEESEGSDHTQVPEDEVADEAEVELGEDASPEDSRVLENGDSTSLQEEIKADVLIQSNYRGQKERKRLREEVEIQGKADEQKASEEEGGSETKAALVLQSNFRGHEDCKRLEEEGKIPGWKTSKTNNDATCESREANVEAMTPNNVELGVAEEAVDVSDVVIEHKDYAEKERRDEEEEAAVKIQSNFRGYKERKNLKVYKEAVQDEAQQLKSFSKQIAKTSQNFVALQQKLTEIIQAHQSNPQRNGMFVKGKAVNGFAPQIHKSPDKRLSRPPRRTLQPKTLNTPEDCTYYTLIHRSIQDDKRKPRKEGPGKLLDVDEQYYQALPTSRSTPTIFTDKASSSGIQRRWSMDRTSSVVAQPEPVVQIESSQRVATETESKPAKDTSSVLSNRRCVPRISSTESRSEENPHDFRHLLRKTSQRRRLIRQYRAQD from the exons GTGTTTCAGCCCAGCTGACAAACACCCGCCTGAGGAGGAACACCTCGGTGGGAACACCCTTCTGGATGGCGCCAGAG GTGATAGCGTGCGAGCAGCAACTGGACTCTACTTACGATGCCCGCTGTGACGTCTGGTCCCTGGGCATCACTGCCATCGAGCTGGGTGATGGAGACCCGCCCCTCTCGGAGCTCCATCCAATGAGAGCTCTTTTCAAAATACCCAG AAACCCTCCACCTACTCTCCAGCAGCCTGAGTTGTGGTCCGACGACTTTAACGACTTCATCAGCCA GTGTTTAATCAAGGATTTTGAGCTGAGACCAAATGTGTTAGACCTCCTCCAGCACATCTTCATCAAGCAGACTGTCAGCAGAGAGAAAATGCTGCAGAAACAACTGATTGAACTCATTGATCTCAACCAGCAGATAGGAGTCATTGAGAAGACGAG GCACGAGCGCATCCACACCAAAAAAGGAAGCAACGTGAAGACGGAGCTGGATGAGGGGGATGACCTCGCCGCCCTGGAAGTTCTAGACGAG GACTCGGTCACTGACCAGCTGCAAGATCGCTATGGCCGTGATCAGATCTACACCTATGTGGGCGACATCCTCATTGCGGTCAATCCCTTCCATCAAATGCAGATCTACGCTTCTCAG TATAGTAAAATGTATGTGGAAGCAAAGCGGACAGCCAACCCCCCGCACATCTTTGCCGTAGCAGACATTGCTTACCAATCCATGGTGTCGTACCACTCAGATCAG TGCATTGTGATCAGTGGCGAGAGCGGAGCGGGGAAAACGGAAAGTGCTCACCTGTTGGTGCAGCAGCTCACCGTTTTGGGGAAG GCCAACAATCAGTCCCTCCAGGAGAAGATTCTGCTGGTCAACAGCCTGGTGGAAGCCTTCGGGAACGCCTGTACCGCCATCAACGACAACTCGAGTCGCTTTGGCAAATACTTGGAGATGAAGTTTACCGCTGGAGGAACAGTGGTGGGCGCCCAAATATCAGAGTACCTGCTGGAGAAATCCAGGGTCATCCACCAGGCTGC AGGGGAGAAGAACTTCCACATCTTCTATTACATCTATGCAGGCCTAGCTGACAGGAAGAAACTCGCCCACTACAAGCTCTCAGACAGCAAAACTCCAAA GTATCTGTGTAACGACCACATTAAGCTGGGGCCCGACATAGTGAGCAACACCTCCTACAAGGAGCAGTTTGACGTGGTGGAGCAGTGTTTCAAAGTCATTGGATTCTCCCTGGAG GAGCTGGGCAGTGTTTACAGCACACTGGCTGCCATCCTCAACTCAGGTGATATCGAGTTTTCCGCGGTGGCTTCCGAGCACCAAACAGACAAGAGCAACATCGCCAACTTGTCCATCTTGGAAAACG TGGCTTCCTTGCTGTGCATCCGCTCCGATGAGCTTCAGGAAGCCCTGACATCTCACTGCGTGGTAGCCCGGGGCGAGACCATCGTCAGGCCCAACACTGTGGAGAAGGCGGCAGAGGTGAGGGACGCCATGAGCAAGGCTCTCTACGGTCGTCTGTTCAGCTGGATCGTCAACCGCATCAACACGCTGCTGCGGCCCGACAGCCACCTCGG AGAGGATGACAAGGGCTTGAACATTGGCATTCTGGACATTTTTGGGTTTGAGAACTTCAAGAGGAACTCCTTCGAGCAACTATGCATTAACATCGCCAACGAGCAGATCCAGTTTTACTTCAACCAGCACATATTCGCCTGGGAGCAG GATGAGTATCTCAACGAGGAGGTGGATGCTCGCATGATTGAGTACGAGGACAACAGACCCCTGCTGGACCTCTTTCTGCAGAAGCCCATGGGCATGCTGTCCCTGCTGGATGAGGAGAGTCGCTTCCCCCAGGCCACCGATCAGACCCTCGTAG AGAAATTTGAAGACAACCTGAAGGCCAAAAGCTTCTGGAGGCCAAAAAGGATTGACCTTGGATTTGGTATTCACCACTATGCTGGAAAG GTGATCTACAACGCTTTGGGATTTTTGGCCAAGAATCGAGACACTCTGTCGGCTGACATCGTACTCTTGCTCAGGTCATCGGAAAATGAACTTGTTCGCAAACTCGTCACCCATCCTCTCACCAAAACAG GCAACCTTGCCCACACTAAAGGAAAAAGCATCAACACACTACGCAGCCCACGGACCCCCACACGCTCCATCACCTTCGCCAAG cTGGTTGACACAGACACGCCTTACCATCCTCAAGAAACCACCAACATGAGAACACAGACGGTAGCATCCTACTTCCGT TACTCCCTGATGGATCTGCTGTCCAAGATGGTGGCGGGGCAGCCCCACTTTGTGCGCTGTATCAAACCCAATAATGACAGACAAGCCCACAAATTTGATCGGGAAAAGGTTCTGGTCCAGCTGCGATACACTGGCATTCTGGAGACGGCCAAGATCCGCCGGCAAGGCTACTCTCACCGCATCCTGTTTGCTAACTTCCTGAAGAG GTATCACATTTTGGCTTTCCATGCTGACGATGAGCCAGCTGTGACTCCTGAAGCGTGCACGATGATACTGGAAAAAGCCAAGCTAGAGAACTGGGCCATGGGGAAAACAAAG GTTTTCCTCAAATACTACCACGTAGAACACCTGAATCTTATGGTGCAGCAGGCAATGCAGCGCATCATTCTGCTCCAGTCTTGCGTTAGAGGCTGGCTGGGCTGCAAACGCTACCGTCGGCTGCTGAAGGAGCGAGAGCAGGGCGCCCTGGTGCTGCAGTCAG CATATAGAGGTTACATAGTTCGAAAGAAGATTTCTAGCGACAAGAAAAATGTGAAGCTACAAGCCTTCATGGTCCAGTTTCAAGCCG TCTGCAGGAGCTATCTTGCAAAAAAGAAGTACAAAAAGATTGTTGAGGAAAAGCAGAAAGCAGCAACAAGAATTCAGGCGCACTACCGGGGTCACAAAGAAAGGAAAAGTTTGAAAAGGAAACG AGAAGCTAAGGAGAAAGCTGAAACTGCACTGAAAAATGAGCCAGGGAAGACCATCACTCAGaatgtttttcctgtatttgATGGAAAAGAAGAAGAATCCAATGCTGCCGTCGTCCTGCAAAGCAACTTCCGAGGCTACCAGGATAGGAAGAAGTTTAAGGAGAGAAAAAAGACTATGGCTGGAGCGGAGCTGGAGCTACCATTCATCCTTTTAGAACCTCAATGTGGACAAGCGCTCATAAGCAAAGAACACGAAGAGGGTGCTAAGAGTGCGGAGGATGAGGATGAAGACAGCACATACGAAGCCGAGGAGAGCGAAGGTAGTGACCACACGCAGGTGCCAGAAGATGAGGTGGCAGATGAGGCGGAGGTTGAGCTTGGGGAAGACGCCTCGCCTGAAGATTCGAGGGTGTTGGAGAATGGAGACTCCACAAGTTTGCAAGAAGAGATCAAAGCTGATGTCCTAATTCAGAGTAACTACAGAGGTCAAAAGGAGAGGAAAAGGCTTCGGGAGGAAGTCGAGATCCAAGGCAAAGCAGATGAGCAGAAAGCGTCAGAGGAGGAAGGAGGCTCTGAGACCAAAGCGGCGTTGGTTCTTCAGAGTAACTTCAGAGGCCACGAGGATTGTAAACGACTTGAGGAGGAAGGAAAGATCCCTGGTTGGAAGACCAGCAAAACTAATAATGATGCAACCTGTGAGAGCCGAGAAGCAAACGTGGAAGCTATGACTCCAAACAATGTTGAACTAGGAGTGGCAGAAGAGGCTGTGGATGTTTCTGACGTTGTGATAGAACATAAAGATTATGCAGAAAAAGAGAGACGGGATGAGGAAGAAGAGGCTGCGGTAAAGATTCAGAGCAACTTTCGAGGCTACAAGGAACGCAAGAATCTGAAGGTCTACAAGGAAGCGGTACAGGACGAAGCTCAGCAGCTGAAGAGCTTTTCCAAACAG ATCGCAAAGACTTCTCAGAACTTTGTGGCCCTGCAGCAGAAGTTGACAGAGATTATCCAGGCCCATCAATCAAATCCACAGAGAAACGGCATGTTCGTGAAAGGAAAAGCAGTCAACGGCTTCGCTCCTCAGATTCACAAATCAC CTGACAAGAGGCTGTCCAGGCCACCCCGCCGGACCCTGCAGCCAAAGACCCTCAACACGCCGGAGGACTGCACCTACTACACGCTAATTCAT CGCTCCATTCAGGATGACAAACGCAAGCCCAGAAAAGAAGG TCCAGGTAAGCTGCTGGATGTGGACGAACAGTACTACCAGGCCTTACCCACCAGCAGGTCTACCCCCACCATTTTTACTGACAAAGCGTCCTCCAGCGGCATCCAACGGCGGTGGTCCATGGATAGGACATCCTCTGTGGTGGCCCAACCGGAACCTGTTGTACAAATAGAGTCCAGCCAGCGAGTAGCCACTGAGACCGAGTCTAAACCTGCCAAAGACACCAG CTCTGTTCTGTCAAACAGGCGCTGCGTTCCCAGAATTTCCTCTACGGAGAGTCGCTCCGAGGAGAACCCTCACGACTTCAGGCACCTGCTGAGGAAGACCTCCCAAAGACGGAGACTCATCAGGCAGTACCGAGCACAGGACTGA
- the myo3a gene encoding myosin-IIIa isoform X5, whose protein sequence is MFPQSGKSLVFDNFPDPTNTWEIIETIGKGTYGKVYKVLSKVDGSKAAVKILDPIHDIDEEIEAEYNILKALSDHANVVKFYGMFYKKDIKCGDQLWLVLELCNGGSVTDLAKSMLKRGERMDEAIIAFILHQALMGLQHLHVNHTIHRDVKGNNILLTTHGGIKLVDFGVSAQLTNTRLRRNTSVGTPFWMAPEVIACEQQLDSTYDARCDVWSLGITAIELGDGDPPLSELHPMRALFKIPRNPPPTLQQPELWSDDFNDFISQCLIKDFELRPNVLDLLQHIFIKQTVSREKMLQKQLIELIDLNQQIGVIEKTRHERIHTKKGSNVKTELDEGDDLAALEVLDEDSVTDQLQDRYGRDQIYTYVGDILIAVNPFHQMQIYASQYSKMYVEAKRTANPPHIFAVADIAYQSMVSYHSDQCIVISGESGAGKTESAHLLVQQLTVLGKANNQSLQEKILLVNSLVEAFGNACTAINDNSSRFGKYLEMKFTAGGTVVGAQISEYLLEKSRVIHQAAGEKNFHIFYYIYAGLADRKKLAHYKLSDSKTPKYLCNDHIKLGPDIVSNTSYKEQFDVVEQCFKVIGFSLEELGSVYSTLAAILNSGDIEFSAVASEHQTDKSNIANLSILENVASLLCIRSDELQEALTSHCVVARGETIVRPNTVEKAAEVRDAMSKALYGRLFSWIVNRINTLLRPDSHLGEDDKGLNIGILDIFGFENFKRNSFEQLCINIANEQIQFYFNQHIFAWEQDEYLNEEVDARMIEYEDNRPLLDLFLQKPMGMLSLLDEESRFPQATDQTLVEKFEDNLKAKSFWRPKRIDLGFGIHHYAGKVIYNALGFLAKNRDTLSADIVLLLRSSENELVRKLVTHPLTKTGNLAHTKGKSINTLRSPRTPTRSITFAKMGMLTLYSSFNFTELVDTDTPYHPQETTNMRTQTVASYFRYSLMDLLSKMVAGQPHFVRCIKPNNDRQAHKFDREKVLVQLRYTGILETAKIRRQGYSHRILFANFLKRYHILAFHADDEPAVTPEACTMILEKAKLENWAMGKTKVFLKYYHVEHLNLMVQQAMQRIILLQSCVRGWLGCKRYRRLLKEREQGALVLQSAYRGYIVRKKISSDKKNVKLQAFMVQFQAVCRSYLAKKKYKKIVEEKQKAATRIQAHYRGHKERKSLKRKREAKEKAETALKNEPGKTITQNVFPVFDGKEEESNAAVVLQSNFRGYQDRKKFKERKKTMAGAELELPFILLEPQCGQALISKEHEEGAKSAEDEDEDSTYEAEESEGSDHTQVPEDEVADEAEVELGEDASPEDSRVLENGDSTSLQEEIKADVLIQSNYRGQKERKRLREEVEIQGKADEQKASEEEGGSETKAALVLQSNFRGHEDCKRLEEEGKIPGWKTSKTNNDATCESREANVEAMTPNNVELGVAEEAVDVSDVVIEHKDYAEKERRDEEEEAAVKIQSNFRGYKERKNLKVYKEAVQDEAQQLKSFSKQIAKTSQNFVALQQKLTEIIQAHQSNPQRNGMFVKGKAVNGFAPQIHKSPDKRLSRPPRRTLQPKTLNTPEDCTYYTLIHRSIQDDKRKPRKEGPGKLLDVDEQYYQALPTSRSTPTIFTDKASSSGIQRRWSMDRTSSVVAQPEPVVQIESSQRVATETESKPAKDTSSVLSNRRCVPRISSTESRSEENPHDFRHLLRKTSQRRRLIRQYRAQD, encoded by the exons GTGTTTCAGCCCAGCTGACAAACACCCGCCTGAGGAGGAACACCTCGGTGGGAACACCCTTCTGGATGGCGCCAGAG GTGATAGCGTGCGAGCAGCAACTGGACTCTACTTACGATGCCCGCTGTGACGTCTGGTCCCTGGGCATCACTGCCATCGAGCTGGGTGATGGAGACCCGCCCCTCTCGGAGCTCCATCCAATGAGAGCTCTTTTCAAAATACCCAG AAACCCTCCACCTACTCTCCAGCAGCCTGAGTTGTGGTCCGACGACTTTAACGACTTCATCAGCCA GTGTTTAATCAAGGATTTTGAGCTGAGACCAAATGTGTTAGACCTCCTCCAGCACATCTTCATCAAGCAGACTGTCAGCAGAGAGAAAATGCTGCAGAAACAACTGATTGAACTCATTGATCTCAACCAGCAGATAGGAGTCATTGAGAAGACGAG GCACGAGCGCATCCACACCAAAAAAGGAAGCAACGTGAAGACGGAGCTGGATGAGGGGGATGACCTCGCCGCCCTGGAAGTTCTAGACGAG GACTCGGTCACTGACCAGCTGCAAGATCGCTATGGCCGTGATCAGATCTACACCTATGTGGGCGACATCCTCATTGCGGTCAATCCCTTCCATCAAATGCAGATCTACGCTTCTCAG TATAGTAAAATGTATGTGGAAGCAAAGCGGACAGCCAACCCCCCGCACATCTTTGCCGTAGCAGACATTGCTTACCAATCCATGGTGTCGTACCACTCAGATCAG TGCATTGTGATCAGTGGCGAGAGCGGAGCGGGGAAAACGGAAAGTGCTCACCTGTTGGTGCAGCAGCTCACCGTTTTGGGGAAG GCCAACAATCAGTCCCTCCAGGAGAAGATTCTGCTGGTCAACAGCCTGGTGGAAGCCTTCGGGAACGCCTGTACCGCCATCAACGACAACTCGAGTCGCTTTGGCAAATACTTGGAGATGAAGTTTACCGCTGGAGGAACAGTGGTGGGCGCCCAAATATCAGAGTACCTGCTGGAGAAATCCAGGGTCATCCACCAGGCTGC AGGGGAGAAGAACTTCCACATCTTCTATTACATCTATGCAGGCCTAGCTGACAGGAAGAAACTCGCCCACTACAAGCTCTCAGACAGCAAAACTCCAAA GTATCTGTGTAACGACCACATTAAGCTGGGGCCCGACATAGTGAGCAACACCTCCTACAAGGAGCAGTTTGACGTGGTGGAGCAGTGTTTCAAAGTCATTGGATTCTCCCTGGAG GAGCTGGGCAGTGTTTACAGCACACTGGCTGCCATCCTCAACTCAGGTGATATCGAGTTTTCCGCGGTGGCTTCCGAGCACCAAACAGACAAGAGCAACATCGCCAACTTGTCCATCTTGGAAAACG TGGCTTCCTTGCTGTGCATCCGCTCCGATGAGCTTCAGGAAGCCCTGACATCTCACTGCGTGGTAGCCCGGGGCGAGACCATCGTCAGGCCCAACACTGTGGAGAAGGCGGCAGAGGTGAGGGACGCCATGAGCAAGGCTCTCTACGGTCGTCTGTTCAGCTGGATCGTCAACCGCATCAACACGCTGCTGCGGCCCGACAGCCACCTCGG AGAGGATGACAAGGGCTTGAACATTGGCATTCTGGACATTTTTGGGTTTGAGAACTTCAAGAGGAACTCCTTCGAGCAACTATGCATTAACATCGCCAACGAGCAGATCCAGTTTTACTTCAACCAGCACATATTCGCCTGGGAGCAG GATGAGTATCTCAACGAGGAGGTGGATGCTCGCATGATTGAGTACGAGGACAACAGACCCCTGCTGGACCTCTTTCTGCAGAAGCCCATGGGCATGCTGTCCCTGCTGGATGAGGAGAGTCGCTTCCCCCAGGCCACCGATCAGACCCTCGTAG AGAAATTTGAAGACAACCTGAAGGCCAAAAGCTTCTGGAGGCCAAAAAGGATTGACCTTGGATTTGGTATTCACCACTATGCTGGAAAG GTGATCTACAACGCTTTGGGATTTTTGGCCAAGAATCGAGACACTCTGTCGGCTGACATCGTACTCTTGCTCAGGTCATCGGAAAATGAACTTGTTCGCAAACTCGTCACCCATCCTCTCACCAAAACAG GCAACCTTGCCCACACTAAAGGAAAAAGCATCAACACACTACGCAGCCCACGGACCCCCACACGCTCCATCACCTTCGCCAAG ATGGGAATGCTTACTTTATACAGTTCCTTTAATTTTACTGAG cTGGTTGACACAGACACGCCTTACCATCCTCAAGAAACCACCAACATGAGAACACAGACGGTAGCATCCTACTTCCGT TACTCCCTGATGGATCTGCTGTCCAAGATGGTGGCGGGGCAGCCCCACTTTGTGCGCTGTATCAAACCCAATAATGACAGACAAGCCCACAAATTTGATCGGGAAAAGGTTCTGGTCCAGCTGCGATACACTGGCATTCTGGAGACGGCCAAGATCCGCCGGCAAGGCTACTCTCACCGCATCCTGTTTGCTAACTTCCTGAAGAG GTATCACATTTTGGCTTTCCATGCTGACGATGAGCCAGCTGTGACTCCTGAAGCGTGCACGATGATACTGGAAAAAGCCAAGCTAGAGAACTGGGCCATGGGGAAAACAAAG GTTTTCCTCAAATACTACCACGTAGAACACCTGAATCTTATGGTGCAGCAGGCAATGCAGCGCATCATTCTGCTCCAGTCTTGCGTTAGAGGCTGGCTGGGCTGCAAACGCTACCGTCGGCTGCTGAAGGAGCGAGAGCAGGGCGCCCTGGTGCTGCAGTCAG CATATAGAGGTTACATAGTTCGAAAGAAGATTTCTAGCGACAAGAAAAATGTGAAGCTACAAGCCTTCATGGTCCAGTTTCAAGCCG TCTGCAGGAGCTATCTTGCAAAAAAGAAGTACAAAAAGATTGTTGAGGAAAAGCAGAAAGCAGCAACAAGAATTCAGGCGCACTACCGGGGTCACAAAGAAAGGAAAAGTTTGAAAAGGAAACG AGAAGCTAAGGAGAAAGCTGAAACTGCACTGAAAAATGAGCCAGGGAAGACCATCACTCAGaatgtttttcctgtatttgATGGAAAAGAAGAAGAATCCAATGCTGCCGTCGTCCTGCAAAGCAACTTCCGAGGCTACCAGGATAGGAAGAAGTTTAAGGAGAGAAAAAAGACTATGGCTGGAGCGGAGCTGGAGCTACCATTCATCCTTTTAGAACCTCAATGTGGACAAGCGCTCATAAGCAAAGAACACGAAGAGGGTGCTAAGAGTGCGGAGGATGAGGATGAAGACAGCACATACGAAGCCGAGGAGAGCGAAGGTAGTGACCACACGCAGGTGCCAGAAGATGAGGTGGCAGATGAGGCGGAGGTTGAGCTTGGGGAAGACGCCTCGCCTGAAGATTCGAGGGTGTTGGAGAATGGAGACTCCACAAGTTTGCAAGAAGAGATCAAAGCTGATGTCCTAATTCAGAGTAACTACAGAGGTCAAAAGGAGAGGAAAAGGCTTCGGGAGGAAGTCGAGATCCAAGGCAAAGCAGATGAGCAGAAAGCGTCAGAGGAGGAAGGAGGCTCTGAGACCAAAGCGGCGTTGGTTCTTCAGAGTAACTTCAGAGGCCACGAGGATTGTAAACGACTTGAGGAGGAAGGAAAGATCCCTGGTTGGAAGACCAGCAAAACTAATAATGATGCAACCTGTGAGAGCCGAGAAGCAAACGTGGAAGCTATGACTCCAAACAATGTTGAACTAGGAGTGGCAGAAGAGGCTGTGGATGTTTCTGACGTTGTGATAGAACATAAAGATTATGCAGAAAAAGAGAGACGGGATGAGGAAGAAGAGGCTGCGGTAAAGATTCAGAGCAACTTTCGAGGCTACAAGGAACGCAAGAATCTGAAGGTCTACAAGGAAGCGGTACAGGACGAAGCTCAGCAGCTGAAGAGCTTTTCCAAACAG ATCGCAAAGACTTCTCAGAACTTTGTGGCCCTGCAGCAGAAGTTGACAGAGATTATCCAGGCCCATCAATCAAATCCACAGAGAAACGGCATGTTCGTGAAAGGAAAAGCAGTCAACGGCTTCGCTCCTCAGATTCACAAATCAC CTGACAAGAGGCTGTCCAGGCCACCCCGCCGGACCCTGCAGCCAAAGACCCTCAACACGCCGGAGGACTGCACCTACTACACGCTAATTCAT CGCTCCATTCAGGATGACAAACGCAAGCCCAGAAAAGAAGG TCCAGGTAAGCTGCTGGATGTGGACGAACAGTACTACCAGGCCTTACCCACCAGCAGGTCTACCCCCACCATTTTTACTGACAAAGCGTCCTCCAGCGGCATCCAACGGCGGTGGTCCATGGATAGGACATCCTCTGTGGTGGCCCAACCGGAACCTGTTGTACAAATAGAGTCCAGCCAGCGAGTAGCCACTGAGACCGAGTCTAAACCTGCCAAAGACACCAG CTCTGTTCTGTCAAACAGGCGCTGCGTTCCCAGAATTTCCTCTACGGAGAGTCGCTCCGAGGAGAACCCTCACGACTTCAGGCACCTGCTGAGGAAGACCTCCCAAAGACGGAGACTCATCAGGCAGTACCGAGCACAGGACTGA